A portion of the Trachemys scripta elegans isolate TJP31775 chromosome 9, CAS_Tse_1.0, whole genome shotgun sequence genome contains these proteins:
- the AKAP14 gene encoding A-kinase anchor protein 14 isoform X1, whose product MIMDVGDEDAAIKEKAHILIEDVIRGAKEHLRDLQEKEREAEYIIQNIQWASCQDFTVERGQQQIEEYMSQTWEFHESWLHWSDYLQEEELKYSRRYHYRVRWSIPTCRKPIPRATACIYFIIEISKIKPPTLPVEVFFILESNRLIHRPGQCRFREKWLKDIIESKRILMDSITF is encoded by the exons ATGATAATGGATGTGGGAGATGAAGATGCTGCCATCAAGGAAAAAGCACACATTTTAATTGAGGATGTAATCAGGGGTGCAAAAGAGCATCTGCGAGATTtgcaagaaaaagagagag AAGCTGAGTACATCATCCAAAACATTCAATGGGCCTCGTGCCAGGACTTTACAGTGGAAAGAGGACAGCAGCAAATTGAGGAATACATGTCA CAGACGTGGGAGTTTCATGAGAGCTGGCTTCACTGGTCAGACTACCTCCAGGAAGAAGAACTGAAGTACAGCAGAAGGTACCATTACCGGGTTCGCTGGAGCATCCCAACATGTAGGAAGCCCATTCCACGAGCAACAGCATGCATCTATTTCATCATCGAGATCTCCAAAATTAAACCACCT ACCTTGCCGGTTGAGGTATTCTTCATTTTGGAGTCAAATAGGCTCATTCACAG ACCAGGACAGTGTCGGTTTAGAGAAAAGTGGCTCAAAGACATCATTGAAAGCAAGAGGATTCTCATGGACAGTATAACTTTCTAA
- the NKAP gene encoding NF-kappa-B-activating protein, translating into MAPVSRSRSPPGSPGSRRKGGSSSSSASPSPPRPSRPHRPASPEKRGRRSRSRERNGLKHSGHRRSRSWSRSRERTPGGLRSSSAHHGHHHHGGGGGKQWPDYYEKEKEEILRQRRLNERERIGELGAPEVWGLSPKFPDPDSDEHTPAEDEEAKSKKSSSSDSSSEEEKKKKKKKEKKRKRSKRKHKKHSGDSDSESESDTSDEEDKKKTKKKKKKHRKKKSKKKKSKRSRKKSSDSSSEDSDDEALQGDDLWIERSKNTDTDNLIGPEAPKMHASQDDRPLNYGHALLPGEGAAMAEYVKAGKRIPRRGEIGLTSEEIASFESSGYVMSGSRHRRMEAVRLRKENQIYSADEKRALASFNQEERRKRENKILASFREMVYRKTKGKEDK; encoded by the exons ATGGCCCCGGTGTCCCGGTCTCGAAGCCCCCCAGGGTCCCCAGGCTCCCGGCGGAagggcggcagcagcagctcctccgcgAGCCCCTCACCCCCGAGACCCAGCCGCCCCCACCGGCCTGCGTCTCCCGAGAAGCGGGGCAGGAGGTCGCGGTCCCGGGAGCGCAACGGCTTGAAGCACTCGGGCCACCGGCGGAGCCGCAGCTGGTCCCGCTCCCGGGAGCGCACTCCGGGCGGGCTGCGCTCCTCCTCCGCTCACCACGGGCACCATCACcacggcggcggcggcgggaagcagtggccgGACTACTacgagaaggagaaggaggagatcCTGCGGCAGAG GAgactaaatgagagagagaggattgGTGAACTGGGAGCACCTGAAGTCTGGGGACTGTCACCAAAGTTTCctgacccaga ttCCGATGAGCATACCCCAGCAGAAGATGAGGAGGCAAAATCTAAGAAGAGTAGCTCTTCAGATTCCAGTTCAGAAG aagagaaaaagaagaagaagaaaaaggaaaagaaaagaaagaggtccaaaagaaaacacaaaaagcATTCTGGGGACAGTGATAGCGAGTCTGAGTCCGATACCAGTG ATGAGGAAGataaaaagaaaaccaagaagaagaaaaagaaacatagaAA AAAGAAGTCTAAGAAAAAGAAGAGTAAGAGGAGTAGGAAGAAATCCAGTGATTCGAGTAGTGAAGATTCTGATGATGAAGCACTTCAAGGGGACGATCTCTGGATTGAGAGATCAA aaaaTACAGACACTGATAATTTAATTGGACCAGAAGCTCCAAAAATGCATGCATCTCAAGATGATAGGCCTTTGAA ctatGGCCACGCTTTGCTGCCTGGTGAAGGTGCAGCTATGGCAGAGTACGTAAAGGCTGGGAAACGCATCCCTCGAAGAGGTGAAATTGGCCTGACCAGTGAAGAGATCGCATCATTCGAGAGCTCTGGTTATGTAATGAGTGGTAGcag GCATCGCCGAATGGAAGCTGTGCGTCTGCGTAAAGAGAACCAGATCTACAGTGCAGATGAGAAGAGAGCTCTGGCATCTTTCAACCAGGAGGAGAGACGGAAGCGAGAGAACAAGATCCTGGCTAGCTTCCGAGAGATGGTTTACAGAAAGACTAAGGGCAAAGAAGACAAataa
- the LOC117882671 gene encoding putative defense protein Hdd11-like isoform X2, translating into MMPVHMGVQPQPSPAPYEIQIDVSSFVNRQPINVQIVGPGYRGLLLEARTFGSTAALGTWQNPANNTKFLQCSGNPKGAITHSNTELKTSLTTYTWLPPISGCPAVITFRATVAQSREVYWLGIKSKVIWRDSKATCGAEKLTWTVIIVTMMSFHLLLLPGYLY; encoded by the exons ATGATGCCTGTGCATATGGGGGTCCAGCCCCagccaagtccagccccctatgaGATCCAGATTGATGTATCTTCCTTCGTGAACAGGCAGCCGATTAATG TTCAGATTGTAGGGCCGGGATACAGAGGCCTGTTGCTGGAAGCTCGCACCTTTGGCTCCACTGCTGCACTTGGCACTTGGCAGAATCCTGCCAATAACACTAAGTTCTTACAG TGCTCTGGAAACCCAAAAGGTGCGATTACTCATTCTAACACCGAGTTAAAAACAAGCCTGACCACTTATACCTGGCTGCCCCCAATCTCTGGTTGCCCTGCCGTTATTACATTCAG GGCAACTGTAGCACAGTCTCGTGAAGTTTATTGGCTCGGTATCAAATCCAAAGTGATCTGGAGAG ATTCTAAAGCTACGTGTGGTGCTGAGAAGCTTACATGGACAGTTATTATTGTGACAATGATGTCTTTCCACTTACTGCTTTTACCTGGCTACTTATATTAA
- the LOC117882671 gene encoding putative defense protein 3 isoform X1: protein MAHWSPSLLGYIVFWNIIRSRVAFPTGAPASACENMMPVHMGVQPQPSPAPYEIQIDVSSFVNRQPINVQIVGPGYRGLLLEARTFGSTAALGTWQNPANNTKFLQCSGNPKGAITHSNTELKTSLTTYTWLPPISGCPAVITFRATVAQSREVYWLGIKSKVIWRDSKATCGAEKLTWTVIIVTMMSFHLLLLPGYLY, encoded by the exons ATGGCTCACTGGAGTCCTTCACTTCTTGGCTACATCGTCTTTTGGAACATTATTCGTTCACGTGTTGCTTTTCCAACAGGAGCCCCAGCATCAGCCTGTGAGAATATGATGCCTGTGCATATGGGGGTCCAGCCCCagccaagtccagccccctatgaGATCCAGATTGATGTATCTTCCTTCGTGAACAGGCAGCCGATTAATG TTCAGATTGTAGGGCCGGGATACAGAGGCCTGTTGCTGGAAGCTCGCACCTTTGGCTCCACTGCTGCACTTGGCACTTGGCAGAATCCTGCCAATAACACTAAGTTCTTACAG TGCTCTGGAAACCCAAAAGGTGCGATTACTCATTCTAACACCGAGTTAAAAACAAGCCTGACCACTTATACCTGGCTGCCCCCAATCTCTGGTTGCCCTGCCGTTATTACATTCAG GGCAACTGTAGCACAGTCTCGTGAAGTTTATTGGCTCGGTATCAAATCCAAAGTGATCTGGAGAG ATTCTAAAGCTACGTGTGGTGCTGAGAAGCTTACATGGACAGTTATTATTGTGACAATGATGTCTTTCCACTTACTGCTTTTACCTGGCTACTTATATTAA
- the AKAP14 gene encoding A-kinase anchor protein 14 isoform X2: MIMDVGDEDAAIKEKAHILIEDVIRGAKEHLRDLQEKEREAEYIIQNIQWASCQDFTVERGQQQIEEYMSTWEFHESWLHWSDYLQEEELKYSRRYHYRVRWSIPTCRKPIPRATACIYFIIEISKIKPPTLPVEVFFILESNRLIHRPGQCRFREKWLKDIIESKRILMDSITF, translated from the exons ATGATAATGGATGTGGGAGATGAAGATGCTGCCATCAAGGAAAAAGCACACATTTTAATTGAGGATGTAATCAGGGGTGCAAAAGAGCATCTGCGAGATTtgcaagaaaaagagagag AAGCTGAGTACATCATCCAAAACATTCAATGGGCCTCGTGCCAGGACTTTACAGTGGAAAGAGGACAGCAGCAAATTGAGGAATACATGTCA ACGTGGGAGTTTCATGAGAGCTGGCTTCACTGGTCAGACTACCTCCAGGAAGAAGAACTGAAGTACAGCAGAAGGTACCATTACCGGGTTCGCTGGAGCATCCCAACATGTAGGAAGCCCATTCCACGAGCAACAGCATGCATCTATTTCATCATCGAGATCTCCAAAATTAAACCACCT ACCTTGCCGGTTGAGGTATTCTTCATTTTGGAGTCAAATAGGCTCATTCACAG ACCAGGACAGTGTCGGTTTAGAGAAAAGTGGCTCAAAGACATCATTGAAAGCAAGAGGATTCTCATGGACAGTATAACTTTCTAA